A region of the Pseudomonas asiatica genome:
GTCGGCGAAACCCTGAGCCGCTTCCTGGTGGCCATGCTGACCCTGACCGGCACGGCGGCCATCCTGATCTGGATGCACTGGCAGCTGGCCTTGCTGATCTTGCTGTTCAACCCGCTGGTGATCTACTTCACCGTGCAGCTGGGCAAGCGCGTCAAGCACCTGAAAAAGCTCGAGAACGACAGCACCGCACGGTTTACCCAGGCGCTGGCGGAAACCCTCGACGCCATTCAGGAGATCCGCGCCGGCAACCGCCAGGGCTACTTCCTCGGTCGCCTTGGCCTGCGCGCCCGCGAAGTGCGGGACTATGCAGTGGACTCGCAGTGGAAGAGCGATGCCAGCGGCCGCGCCAGTGGCCTGCTGTTCCAGTTCGGTATCGATATCTTCCGCGCCGCGGCCATGCTCACCGTGCTGTTCTCCGACCTGTCGATCGGCCAGATGCTGGCGGTGTTCAGCTACCTGTGGTTCATGATCGGCCCGGTGGAGCAGCTGCTCAACCTGCAATACGCCTACTACGCCGCCGGTGGTGCGCTGAGCCGCCTCAACGAACTGCTGGCCCGCGACGACGAGCCGCAGTACCCGGCTGCCAGCGACCCGTTCGCCGGCCGCGAGACGGTGGGCATCGAAGTGCGCGACCTGCGCTTTGCCTATGCCGACGAGCCGGTGCTCGAGCACCTCGACCTGTCTATCGCCCCGGGCGAGAAGGTGGCGATCGTCGGCGCCAGCGGTGGTGGCAAGAGCACCCTGGTGCAGCTATTGCTGGGCCTCTACAGCGCCCAGGCCGGCACCATCCGCTTTGGCGGCGCCAGCCTGCAGGAAATCGGCCTGGAAACCCTGCGTGAAAACGTCGCGGTGGTATTGCAGCACCCGTCGTTGTTCAACGACACCGTGCGCGCCAACCTGACCATGGGCCGTGACTGCAGCGACGAGGCCTGCTGGCAGGCGCTGCGTATTGCCCAGCTGGATGCCACCATCGCCGCGTTGCCGCAGGGCCTGGACAGTGTGGTGGGGCGCTCCGGCGTGCGCTTGTCCGGTGGCCAGCGCCAGCGCCTGGCCATTGCCCGCATGGTGCTGGCTGAACCCAAGGTGGTGATCCTCGACGAAGCCACCTCGGCCTTGGATGCCGCCACCGAATACAACCTGCACCAGGCCCTGGCGCGCTTCCTCAGCGGCCGCACCACTCTGATCATTGCCCACCGCCTGTCGGCGGTGAAACAGGCCGACCGGGTGCTGGTGTTCGACGGCGGGCACGTGGCCGAGGATGGCGACCATCAGC
Encoded here:
- a CDS encoding ABC transporter ATP-binding protein; translation: MLDVPGSPDPVPGKPHTVADRLSWAEIRRLALHHKKNLWSANLIAVLAACCSVPIPLLLPLLVDEVLLGHGDAALKWMNHLLPSSWQVAAGYIGLMLLLTLCLRLAALAFNVIQAKLFAGLAKDIVYRLRIRLIERLKRISLKEYESLGSGTVTTHLVTDLDTLDKFVGETLSRFLVAMLTLTGTAAILIWMHWQLALLILLFNPLVIYFTVQLGKRVKHLKKLENDSTARFTQALAETLDAIQEIRAGNRQGYFLGRLGLRAREVRDYAVDSQWKSDASGRASGLLFQFGIDIFRAAAMLTVLFSDLSIGQMLAVFSYLWFMIGPVEQLLNLQYAYYAAGGALSRLNELLARDDEPQYPAASDPFAGRETVGIEVRDLRFAYADEPVLEHLDLSIAPGEKVAIVGASGGGKSTLVQLLLGLYSAQAGTIRFGGASLQEIGLETLRENVAVVLQHPSLFNDTVRANLTMGRDCSDEACWQALRIAQLDATIAALPQGLDSVVGRSGVRLSGGQRQRLAIARMVLAEPKVVILDEATSALDAATEYNLHQALARFLSGRTTLIIAHRLSAVKQADRVLVFDGGHVAEDGDHQQLIAEGGLYAKLYGHLQQS